The genomic stretch CGCCGCAGGTCGCGACCCTCCTGCACCTCCAGCTCGCGCGCCGGCACCAAGCCCTCGCCCTGCTTGGTCTCCACCACGACGCCGTGCGGCAGGTGCTTCACGACGGTGCCCTCGAGCACCGCGTCCTTGCTGGGGGGCGGGATGGCCGGGGCAGCCTCGGCCGCGGGAGCCGCCGCCAGCAGCGCCTTCATCGACAAGCCGATGCGCGCGCCGTGCTTCGAGCCCTCCTCGGGCAGCTCGATGGAGAGGACCTTCACCTCGACGCGCTCGCCGAGCGACAGCACGTCGTCCACGCGCTCGACGCGCCCACGCGTGATCTCGCTGATGTGCACGAGGCCCTCCACGCCACCCAGGTCGACGAACGCACCGAACTTCTGGATCGAGCTGACCGTGCCGCTGAGGATGGCCCCCTCCTTGATCTCGGTCAGGCGGGCGCGGCTGGCCTCGGCCTTCTCCTGCTCCAGCACCTTGCGGCGCGAGACGATCACCGAGCGCCCCTCCTCTTTGATCTCCAGCACGGCGAAGCGCGCGGTCTGGCCGACCAGCGGCTCGAGCTCTGCCACGTAGGACGTGCTCACCTGCGACGCCGGGCAGAACGCGCGCGTGCTGCCGACCGTCACCTCGAGCCCCCCCTTCTGCGCCTTGCTGAAGCGCCCCTCCACGGGCGTCCCGGTCTCGAGCGCCAGCTGCAGCTCGCGCACGTCGATGCCGCCGCCCGAGCCCATCGTGACGACCAAGAGCGGTCCGTCGTTGTGGTGTGGGTCCACCACCGTCGCCTCCAGCTCGTCGCCCACCTGCACGGTGAGTGAACCGTCCGGGCGCTGCAGCTCGAGGCGGGCGACGCGCGCGTCGGCTCGGCTGCCGAGGTCCACGAAGACGCTGTCGGCGCCGATGTGCACGACGCGCCCGCGCACGCGCTCCCCCTTGGTGAGGCGTCGCACGGACGTGGGGGCGGACTGCTCCATGAAGGACCGGAAGTCGTCGTTGCTGGACATGGTGCCGAGGGTTGCCGCCAAACGGGGTGGGTTTCAAGGCGCCGGGGGGTGCCGAGCCGCACGCAGCTGTAGTAGCGTGCCGTCCCCGCCCGTCAGCCGAGCGCTGCGCGAGCCTCGGAGACCGCATGACGAAGAGAGTGGAGGATCCCCCCCGCCGCCCCCTGGGCCCCCTCGACCCCGAGCGGGTCCGCTGCCGCCTCGAAGGCGACCTGCTCGCGCAGCTGGCGCGCACGTCCGACCTGGGGGCGCTCGCGGGCCGCGCCAAGGGCTTCGATGGCGCGCGGGTGCGTCGGGACCTGCTGGCGCGCTCCCTGCGGCTGTCGGCGGCGATGGCGCCCGCGGCCCACCGCATGCTGGAAGAGAGCGCGCGGGTGCTGGGGCTGGCCGAGGGCACGCAGCTCGAGCTGTATCAGTCGGCAGGACCCGAGAACGCCGCCATGCACTTGGTCGAAGCGCCCGTGCTCGTCGAGGTGCAGGGGCGGCTGCTCACGCAGCTGGACGAGGTCGGGCTGCTCTCGGTCTTCGGCCACGAGCTGGGGCACTACCTGGCGCACGGACCCGCGGGGACGCGTGGGGAGCAGCACTTGGCAGCGCGCGCGTTGGCCCGCAGCGGGGACGAGCAGGTCGCCTTCCTCGCGCAGCAGCTCGGCGTGGCGGCCGAGATCACGGCGGACCGCTTCGGCCTGCTGGCCTGCCAGGATCTCCCAGGCATGTTGCGCACGCAGATGTCGGTCACCACGGGGCTGCCCGTGAGCGCGCTCACCTGGGACACGGACGCCTACCTCGCGCAGTGCCGAGAGCTGATGGAGGCCTGCCTCGAAGGGGCGGACCAAGCGCGCAGCGGGACCCACCCCGAGCACCACCTGCGAGCCTACGCCGTGTGGCTCTTCAGCGAGAGCGACGTGTACCACGCGCTCACCGGCAAGGGTTCGGGACAGCGCCCCATCGCGGACGTCGAGGACACGCTCGCGACCATCCTCGGGCGACCCGAGCTGGACGTGGCGTACGACCCGCTCGAGGCGCCGCCCCTTGAGGTCTTCGAGTTCGCGCTGGCCGCGGCCGTCATCGTGGCCTGGGCCGACGAGGAGCTGGCGCCCGAGGAGTCGGAGCTGGTGGAGCGCATCTTCGCGCCGCTGGTGCCCGACTGGCAGACCTACCTGGACCTCGAGAGCGCGCGCGCGCGGCTGGCCCGTACGGCGCCCATCGTGCGCAGCGGCGGGGCCGACCTGGCCCGACGCGTGTTTCTGCTGCTGGTGCACATGCTGGGCGCGGACGGCACCATCGACGAGCGCGAGGTCGGCGCTGTGCTCGGCGTCGGCGTGGTGCTCGGACAGCAGGCGCTCTTCGAGCGTTGGATGGTGGCTGCGCTCGCGGCCCTGAAGGTGCACATCGTCATCTCGGACGTGGCGCCGCAGGTCATCCCGCTGCCGGCACGCCACGCCGACGTCCTCGACGCGCTGGATGCGTTCCTCGACGGCGTCTGCCGACGCGGAAGCGGGAGCATCGTATTCCGCCGACTGCTGCACTTGGTGGGGCAGTCGGAGCTGCACGAGGGAGCCGTGACCGCCATCGAGGGCGCGTTCGACGCGCGCCAGGTGCGCGTCGTTCCACCGCTGCGACACGCCCAGCTGGACGACGTGCTGCACCTGGAGGCGCCCCTCACGACCCACGACGACGACGACGACGACCAGGGTTCGGCGGCGCCAGACCCGTCGCGACAGCAGCTGGTGCGCGGCCTCTCGCGCCTGCGGGACCAGCTGATCTCGGGGGACGGGCGCAGTCCCTCCGTGCGGCTGCGAACGGTGCGCAACGAGCGCGGCTTCGACGTGGCGCGCCTCGACCGCATCTCCCTCGGGATGGGGGAGCGCGCGCTGACGCACGTGCGCGCGGGTCGCGTGGCGCGGCTGGTGGACGCCAGCGAAGCGGGCACGCACCGCGCGGCGGAGGAGTGTGGGGAGGCGCTCGACAAGCTCGACCGCGCACACCGCGATCGCGTCGAGGAGACGGGCTCGCACGACCTATACGTGGGGTATCCGTTCCTGACGGGTGCGGTGGCGCAGAAGACCGCGCTGGTGGCGTACCCGGTGCGCGGGCCCCTGCTGCTCTTCCCGGTGGACCTCGTGCGCGACAGCCGCGGCGCGCGCAGCTTCAAGCTGGCACCTCGCAAGGACGAAGACCCCATCGTCAACCAGTCGCTGCTGCGCCTGATGTTCAACAAGCTGCGCTTTGGCTTCCCCGATAGCCTGGCCGAGGAGCTGGACACGCTCGCCAGTGACCGCGAGGTGGGCCTGGGGGCCGTGCTCGCGCGCCTCGCCGAGCTGGGCGTCGACGTGCAGGTGCCGGGCGGCGCGCTGCGGTCGTTCGAGGAGCGGGCGGACATCGACCAGGGCGGACCACGCCTCGAGGTCGAAGAGGTGGCCGTGCTGGGACTCTTCCCGCAGTCCAGCTCGGATCTCCTGCAGGACTACGACGCCCTCATCCAGGAGCTGAGCGAGGGCAACACGCCGGTCCCGAACCTCTTGGCCTCGGCCACGGTGCTGTTGCCAGCAGCCCTGCGAGGACAACGCCTGCCTCCGCCCGCGCAGTCCGCGGCGCACCCCCTGATGGACGCCGACCCGGCCCAGCGCGAGGTGCTGAGCGAGTGCCTGAAGCACGAGGCGATGGTCATCGACGGTCCACCCGGGACCGGCAAGAGCCAGGTCATCGCGAACCTCGTGTTGGATGCCCTGCGCCGTGGGGAGCGCGTAGCGGTCGTGTGCGAGAAGCGGGCGGCCCTCGACGTCGTGTTTCAGCGCATCGAACGGCTCGGGCTGCGGCACGCGCTGGCGCTCGTGCACGACGTCCACGAGGACCGGAAGGCGCTCTACGCCCAGATCGCAGAGCGCCTGGACGGATTCACGCCGTTGACCTTCGACGTGGCCGCCGCCGAAGCGCTCCACCAGCAGCACGCGGCGACCGCAGGCGAGCTGGACGCGCGACGCGCGGCGCTGGCGTGGCGCGCCCCCGGCGCCACCCTCGGCGTGGGAGAGCTGCTGACCCTGCGGGCCGCGACTGCACCCGAGCCCGACGGCCCCCAGACGACGAGCGCACCGGACGCCCCCGCGGGACCGCTCCCGGAGTGGCTCGCGGGGCTCGACCTGACGACGCTCTCGGACGTGCTCGGGCAGGTGGTCGCGCTGCACGCCGAGCAAGAGTTCTGGGCGCCGGGCAGCCCGTGGCGCGCCGCGCCGGGCGAGCCCCCGCGCGCGACCCTCGCGAGCGCGGGGGACGCGGAGCTGCGCGCGCTCGTCACCCGCACGGAGGCTGCCATCGAGGCCGCCCGGCACTTCGCAGCGGCTCCCGCGGCCCTCGCGCCCGACGCACTGGACGCCGTGACGGACGTCCTCGCGGGCGAGCGTGACGTACGCGCTCTGCGATCGGAGGTACCCGACGGAGACGCGCTCTACGTGGCGGTCCGCGCGGCCGACGCGCTGGACGCCGCCGTCGACGACTTCGAGGACGCAGACGCCCAGCTCGCGCGCGAGCGCGCGGCGGTGGACGCGTGGGACGAGCCCGTGCTGCTGGAGCCCAGCGCAGAGCTAGTGGCCGCGCTCGCCGTGCTGCAAGGCTACGCGGGTCGCTTCGTGCGCTTCTTCGTGTGGGCGTGGTGGAGCGCCCGCTCGCGCGTCACTCGGAGCATGAGTCAGGTGTGGCCCGAGCGAGCGGGGCATCCGCTGGATGGGGCCTTCCTGGGTCAGCTGATGAGCCGCGTTCGTGCCGCGGGCGTGTGGCGGGCCGCGACGCACGCGATGGCGCACCTGCCGGGCGCCCCCCGTCTGCGGAACCGCCGCGACCTCGTCGCCTACCTGCCCGCCGCCGCGCGCATGATGGCGCACCAACGCATGCTGCGGAGGGCCGCGCCCCAGCTGGCCATGGCCCGGCTGCCCACGTCGCTGGGCGCCACCAGCCTCCCCGCCTGGGACGCCGAGGTGGCCGCGCGCGATGACGCGCACACCCGCCTCACCCAGCTGCGTGAAGCGGTGGTGGCGCTACGCCCCTACGCGCCGGGACTGAGCGCCGCCCCGAGCGCCGTCGAGCTCGAGGCCCTGCGCGACCGACTCGCGCGCGACGGGGCGCGCGTGGCGCGCTGCGACGGTCAGCTCGCGCGGGCCGAGCAGCAGCTCCCCGCGCTGCGCGCCGTGCTCGACGTCCTCGTCACCGCGCACCCAGACGCGGGTCCCGAGCGTTGGCGGCAAGCGCTGCTGCACGGCTGGGCGACGGCGCAGCTGACGCGGGCACATCGGCACCACCCCGCCCTCACGGACTACGGGACCCCCGAGAGCGACGAACGCAAGCAGGCCGCCATCGCGCGCCTCGCCACGCTCGACACGCAGCTCTCCGAGATCGAGACCGAGCGCGTGCTCGCCACGCTGGACCGGGCACCGCTGCTGAACGTCGCAGCGCCAGAAAAGCACAAGCGTCGCAGCGCGGCGCAGGCGGTGTGGGAGAGCCTCCTCAAGGAGACCCGCAAGAAGCGCAACCTCCTCGCGCTGCGCACCTTCGTGCGGCAGTTCGCGGACGAGGGCCTGCTCGACGTCGTGCCCGTGTGGCTGCTCTCCCCGGAGACCATGGCCATCTTGTTTCCACGCGAGCCCCTCTTCGACCTGGTGGTGTTCGACGAGGCGTCCCAGTGCACGGTCGAGTCGGGGCTGCCGGTCCTGCTGCGTGCAAAGCGCGTGGTGGTCGCGGGCGACGAGCAGCAGATGCCGCCCACCTCGTTCTTCCGCATGGGCGGGGGCGATGAAGAAGACGCTTCACGCAGCGATGCATCCAACGAGGCGGACCGCGCCGAGCGCGAGGTGCGCGACATGCTGACGTCCGAGTCGCTGCTGACCCTCAGCCGCAGCCGCGTCCAGCACACCGCGCTCTCGTGGCACTACCGCTGCCAGGACGAGTCGCTGATCGCCTTCTCGAACCACGCCATGTACGGAGGCGAGCTGCTGACGATTCCGTCCACGCACGCGACCGACGCGACCCCAGGCCTGCGCTTCGTGCACCTCGAAGACGGTGAGTACGACGGGGGCCAGAACGTCAAGGAGGCCGAGCGGGTCGTGACGCTGCTCGCCGAGCTGCTCGCGGAGGCCGCGCCGCCGACGCTCGGCGTGGTGACGTTCAACCTCAAGCAGCGCGCCGCGGTGCTGCAGGCCATCGAGCAGCGCGTCGCGAGCGACCGAGCGTTCGGCGAAGCATGGACGGCGGCCGAGGCCAACGAGCGCCTGGACGAGCGCCCGTTCGTGAAGAACCTGGAGGCAGTCCAGGGTGACGAGCGCGACGTGATCGTGTTCTCGCTCGCGCACGCGCCCGTGTCGCGCAAGAGACGCAGCGGGAGCACCGACCGCTACGTGCCCGCCCGCTTTGGTCCGCTGGGGCAGCGGGGAGGTGAACGGCGCTTGAACGTCGCCATCTCGCGCGCGAAGCAACGCTGCTACATCGTCTCCTCGTTCCTCCCAGACCTACTGAGCGTGGCAGGCTCCAGTCACCTCGGGCCACAGCTCTTCAAGCGCTACCTCGAATACGCCGACGCCGTCAGCCGCGGCGACGCAGCACGGGCAGAAGGGGTGCTGTCCCTGGTGCGGGAGACCCGCAGGAGCGGGAGCAGCAAGGTGCGCCCGCTCCCGGTCGCAGGCTACGTGCCCATCGCGACGCAGCTCGCGTTGGCGCTCGAGCGACGCGGCGTGCCGTACGAGCTCAACGTGGGGACCTCCGACTTCCGCGTGCCGCTCGCGGTCCTGAACCCATCCGACCCGTCGCGCTTCGCGCTCGCGGTGCTGCTCGACGAGTCCGGCGAGGGCTCGAGTTCGTTCGATCGGTTCGTCCACCGCCCGCGCGTGCTCGAGACGCGTGGCTGGCGTGTGCTCGAGGTGGACGCGGCCACGTGGGCGCACCGGCCCGAGGCCGTGGTGCAGCAGATCCTCGAGCGTGTGCCGGGAGCCGAGGGCGCGCTCCACACCCCCGCGTTCCGTTCGCGCCGAACCAGGAACCACGACGGCATCGAGCCCGCGACCAGCCCCCAGCCCGCCGCGCGTGCGCGTGCGCGTGACCCCCAGCGTGCGTCGGCCGATGAGCCTGCGCCGTCCCCGTCGCCGCGGGCCGATCTCCCTGCTTGGGCGGGGGGGATCCCAGACGCGACCTACCAGAACGCCGCCGTCCGCCTGCATGCCGCAGAAGAGCTCCCGCTCGCCGAGCTCACCCGCCTGGTCGGCGGCGCGCGAAGACTGCGCATCTTCGAGGCGGAGCTCGCGAGCTGGGGCGTGCCGTTTCGCATCGAACGCGTCGCGCGCGGTCGCTCCGAGTTCGTCTGCGTGGTTGCCTGATCATTCGGAAGCGGCGCCGAGGCACGCGCGAATCGGTGACGCCCGTCCGCCAGCCGCGCCGCCCGTGGATTCGCGACCACACGGTCAGCTCGGCGGCCCATTCGCGCGTTTCGGGTGGGCGCCGCGCCAGAGTTGTGTACTCTCGTCCGCACTCCTCCCCCAAGGGCCCTCATGTCGCTCGCGCCCGTCCCCCTCGAAGCTCCTGCTGAAGAACGTAGCAGCATGGTCGGGCGTCAGCTCGGCCGCTACGAGGTCCTGACGCGCCTGGCGTCCGGCGGCATGGCCGAGGTGTACATCGCGCGAGCGATCGGCGTGGCGGGGTTCGAGCGCCTCGTCGCCCTCAAGGTGCTGCACGGCAACCTCGCCCACGAGCGCGAGTTCATCACGATGTTCCTGGACGAAGCGCGCCTCGCCGCGCGCATCCGGCACCCGAACGTCGTGCCCACGCTGGACGTGCGCGACAGCGGCGGCGACGGTTTCTTCCTGGTGATGGACTACGTCGAGGGCGGACACCTGGGCACGCTCATCGGCACGGAGGCCCAGCAGCATCGGCGCCTCCCGGTCGACGTCGTGGCGCGCATCGCCATGGACGCGCTGGCCGGGCTGGCCGCAGCCCACACGCTGCACGACGACGCTGGCCAGCCGCTCAACCTCGTGCACCGCGACGTGTCCCCCCACAACCTCCTCGTCGGTGCAGACGGCATCTGCCGCCTGACCGACTTCGGCGTCGCCAAGGCCGAGATCCGCCTGTCTTCCACGCGCACGGGGCAGTTCAAGGGCAAGCTGGGCTACATGGCGCCCGAGCAGGCGGCGACTGGCACCACGGACCAGCGCTCGGATCTGTTCAGCATGGGCATCATCGTGTGGGAAGCGCTCACGGGCTGCCGGCTGTTTCGTGGGCGCAACAACGTCGAGACGCTGACGAAGATCCTGAACGAGCCCATCCCGGCGCCCTCGTCCCGCGCGCCCGAGCTCGCGCCCTTCGACGCCCTGCTCGCGCACGCTCTGCAGCGAGATCCGGCGCGCCGCTTCCAGAGCGCCGACGCGTTCATCGAGGCGCTCGAGTCGGTCATTCGCCCGTTGGGCGGGGCGGCCAGCTCTCGGTTGGTGGCTCAGCACGTCGCGCGCATCCTCGGCCCCGGGCTCGACGCGCAGCGCGCGGCGCTCAAGGCCGCTACCGAGGCACTCGGCCGCGCCCGCCTGGACGGCGAGTTCATGCCGGCTCCACGCGGGAGCCAGCCCGGCACCCCGCCGAGGCCACCCGAGCGCGAGTCGCTGACCCCGGCGCTCGATCCCGCCCTCGGCGAGGTCGTGGACGGTCGCTATCGCCTGGACATGGTGCTGGGCCAGGGCGGTCACGGGGTGGTCTACGGCGCGACGCACACCACGCTCCGCCGTCGCGTGGCGCTCAAGGCCTTGCGCGCCGACCTCAGCGGCTGCCCCGAGGCCGCGTCACGCTTCGAGCAGGAGGCGCGCTCGGTCTGCTCGCTGGGCCACCCGAACATCGTCGACATCATCGACTTCGGGCACCTGCCCGACGGGCGCTCTTACTTCGTGATGGAGCATCTGGACGGGCAGACGCTGCGCGCGCGGCTCCGCCAAGGCGCACTCGCCACGCCAGAGGCGATCCAGGTCGCGGGCCAGGTGGCCAGCGCGCTGTCGGCGGCACACGGACAGCGCGTGATCCACCGCGACCTCAAGCCCGAGAACATCTTCCTGCAGGCTCCCCAGGGGGGCCTCCCAGCCGAGGCGAAGGTGCTGGACTTCGGCGTGGCCAAGGTGGCCAGCGCGCCGCACAGCACCGACGAGAACGTGGTGTTCGGTTCGCCGCACTACATGTCCCCCGAGCAGGCGGCGGGGGACTCCGTCGACGGCCGCACGGACGTCTACGCGCTCGGCATCATCCTCTACGAGATGCTCACGGGCGTGGCGCCGTTCCGAGGCGACTCGTTCGTACACGTGTTGCATCAGCACGTGCACGCGCCACCGCCAGGACACCCACGCCTCACCCGCGACGAGCCCGTGCTCGGGAACATCATCCTGCGCGCGCTGGCGAAGGACCGCGAGCAGCGCTACCCCGACATGAACGCGCTGCTAGCCGACCTACCGCAGCTCGAGCGCCCATCGCACATCTCGGGCGTGGACCTCGTCGCCGCGCGCGTCACGCCCGCCGTGGCGGCCCCACCCGCGGCGGCCGCGCCAACGAAGAGTCGGTGGCGGACGATGGCCTGGGTGGGTGCCAGCGTCGTCGCGCTCGGCCTCCTCGCAACCCTCGGCGTGGTCGCCCTGCGTACGCTGGGCCCGGAAGCACAAGCCGCGTCACGAGGCGCGAGCGAGAGCATGGTGCCCACCTCGGGTTCCCCCGGCGCCCCCGATGCCCCAGCGCCCGAGAGCGCCCCGCCAGGCGGCGCCAGCGTTGCGGCCCTCCCAGCGCCCACGCCGAACGCAGCCCCGGGCGCAGACGCCAACGCAGGCTCCACGGCCAACACCCCGGCGCCCGCCGGAGCAAGCGCACACGTCGTCCAGATCCACAGCGACCCACCGGGCGCGATGGTCGAGCAAGACGGAGCGCTCATTGGCAACACGCCTCTCCCCTTCCACCTGCCCAGCGGGCACGTGGAAGCACGCCTGACGCTGACGCTGGCGGGACACCGCAGCGCCGTGGTCGCCGTGAGCGGAAACTCCCCCGAGCGCATCGACGTCACCCTCGCGCCCAGCAGCGGCAGCAGCAGCTCACGCTCGTCGCGCCACGGCGAGGCCGCGTCGCCAGCCTCCGCCCCCAGCGCGCAAGCCCCCGCCCCGAGCCCGCCCCCGACGTCCCCTGCGCCGCGTCCGAGCCCCGCGGTGAGCGTCGACGTCGTCGACCCCTGGAACCAGGGCAGACGCTGAGCACCCGCAGAAGCCCTCTCGCGCTGCGCTGAGCCTCTGACCCGCGGCTCGGAACCAACGACGCGAGCGCCTCTCGACATCCGTGCCCCGCGGACGAACCCTCATTCAGGCGAGCCTCCAGAGCCCCTACAGCGTCCCGCGGCCAGCGCCCGCGCTCAGGTGAGCCTTCCGCGCCCAAAGCGGACCTCACGAGTCCCGCGGAAACCTTCTCGCGCAGGTCGAGCCCAGAGACGTCACCGAGGGAGGGGGGAGCTCCGCAGCCGACACCCGGGGCCCCGCCCGACGTGGTGAGAACCGCGCCAGTATTGACCAACGGGTGAATTAATCCGAAACTGTGCACATGTTGGTCACTCAGCGGCAGTTCGAGTCGACGGTGAGCGCAGCCGCAGCCCAGGTCACGGACCCCCGAGCGGGGTTCCAAGGGCCCTCGAGCATGAGCTGGCGCATCGGCAAGGAGACCGTGATCTTCATGGGCGGGGGCTGTGCCGCCCTGCTGCAGCTGGCCCACCCCTACGTCGCCCACGGCGTGGATCAGCACAGTGAGACCCGCTCCGATCCGATCGGCCGCTTCAACCGCACGTTCCTGCACGTCTTCAACATGATCTTCGGCTCGCAGGCCGAGGCCCTCGAGTCCTCCCAGCGCGTGCGCGCCATCCACGACGCGGTCCACGGCCCCATCACCGAGAACGTCGGACGCTTCGAGCGCGGGCACCGCTACCGGGCGCACGATCACGACGCGCTCCAGTGGGTGCACGCCACGCTGATCCACACCGCGGTGCGCGTGTATGACCTGGCCGTCAGGCCCCTGTCGTGGGCCGAGCGCGACCAGTACTACCAAGAGTCCAAGAGCTTCGCGGCGCTGTTCGGTATCGAGCGCGGGCGCATGCCCGCCACGTGGACCGAGTTCGACGCCTACGTGAACGCCATGGTCGTGAGCGACACCATCCGCGTCGGCACCGCCGGGCGCGAGCTGGCGCAGTACCTGCTCACGCCCCCCAGCCAGGTGAGCAAGCCGTTCTTCGACTGGTACGTGCTCATGACCGCGGGCCTGTTGCCCGACTCGGTGCGCGCGCAGTTCGGCATGCGCTTCAGCGCGGAACACGAGCGCATCTACCACGCGTCGTTCCGCACGCTGAGGCACGTGGTGAAGGTGCTCCCGCCGCGCGTGCGCTATGTCCCCGCCTACCACGAGGCCAAGCGGCGCCTGGCCGGCAAGGAGGGCCCCGACGTCATCGGCCGCGCGCTGGAGCAGACCGTCCTGCGCGTGCTCGCGCCAGCCGCCTCCACGCCGCCGTCCATGTTCGAAGCCGCCGTGGGCAAGCACGCCCGCGCGGCGTCGCGCTGCCCGGTCGCCTAGCACGCCTAGCGCCCCGCTGGCGCCCCTGACGCGATGCCTCAGCAGCGCACCTGACGCAGGGGCTTACACCGGCCACGACCGCGCGTGTCCGCAGCGGAAGGTGCCGCTCAGGGCTCGAAGCCGTACGCCTCGAACACGTCGCGCAGCTCGGCGTAGACCTCGGCCTCCGTCAGGCCGTACTCCTCGAGCGAGTACGCGTGCTTGCTGGCGTGCGCGCGCTGACGGGACGTGGCCGCGACGAGCTTCGCGCGGAACGCGTCGTCCACGGGCTCGCCGAGCCGCTCGTACAGCGCTGCCACGGTCCCCTGCGGATCCGCGACCAGCTCGTCGTAGCGGATCACCACGAAGCGGTCGGCGGGGAGCTCGCGCTGTAGCGTGAGGGCGTAGCGCAGGTAGTCCATGCCGAAGCGCGCCAGCGCCTTGGCCTCGGGCGAGTCCTTCTGGATGTCCGGCGAGTGCGTCTTCCACGCCGCGTAGAACATGCTCAGGAAGCTGCCGAGCCCGTCGTACGGGTGCCGCACCAGGTACACGAAGGTGGCGTCCGGAAAGCGCCCCAGCATGGTCTTGATGCGCGGCGAGAAGAAGACGTTCTTGTTCAGGAAGCGGCGTCCGTTCCCCGACGAGAAGAGGATGCGACGCAGCGATCCGTCGTAGTAGTCCATCAGGCGCTCGCGCTCCTCGCGCGGGCACGCGTCGAGCCAGGCCAGGTCGCGCAGCTGCTCTGGGAAGGGCGAGAGCAGCATCGTCGTGGGCGTGTGCATGGCATAGACGAAGGTGCACTCGTCCTCCTCGGCCTTGTCGAAGCCCATCTCGTGGATGTCCTCCCAGCGACTCTCGAAGAAGAGCCAGTTGCCGAGGTCCACGGTGAGCTTGCGCAGCAGCCCGAAGAAGAAGCGCTGGTCGACCCAGCGGATGGCGGCCAGCAGCTTGTACACGACCACCGAGCCGAAGACCGTCTGGTAGAGCTTCACCGTCGTCCAGCGCGCTTCGTCGAGCGACAACAACCGGTGCAAGAGCGTGGTGCCGCTGCGCGGGTTGGCGAAGATGAACACGGGGCGCTTCACGCGCGTGCGACGCCAGGTGGGGAACAGCACGTCATCGAGCGCGTTGCAGGCGTAGTTGAACGCGAACAGCGCGAAGTAGAGCGGCGTGTAGATGGCCACGGCGAACGCCCGCCGCAGCGAGAAGCGCTGCGCGGTGAGGGTGAGCAGGCGCGCGACGGCCCCCGGCTGCAGCACGAGGTTGCCGCGCCCGCGGGGCAGTACGTCGCGCACGGCTGGCGTGGCCGCGAGCTCGAGAGAGTGGAGGCTGGGGCGCGAGGAGCCGCTGTCGAGGGGCTCGTGGGCGTGGGTGGTGGGGCTGGTGGTCATGGAGAGGCTCCCGGTCTAACGCCGAATTCCTGAACAAAAGCGTGGGTGCGCCGTGTTTTCCCGGCAACACGCTCCGGGTGAGCCGTCGTTCCTCCGGGGTGAACCGGCCGCTGCCGGAATGAACCGCCATTCATTTCGGGGTTGCAGCGCCGGGCAGGAGGTGGTGTCTTGGGGCCCATGGAACCCGTGCAGCCCAGCGACACCGACCCGTCCCCAGACCGCGTGCTCTACCAGCCCACCCCCGCCCGCGTCGCCGCGACGCAGATGGACGCGTTCCGGCGGCGCATCGAGGCCACCCACGGCGTCTCGCTCGCGGACAGCGTCGCGCTCCACGCATGGTCCGTCGCCAACCCAGGGCCCTTCTGGCGCGCCGTGTGGGAAGACAGCAGCGCGGTCGGTGAGCTGGGCGCGGTCGACCTGGAGCGGCCCGAGGCGATGCCCGGCGCGCGCTTCTTCCCAGAGGCGCGGCTGAACTTCGCGGAGAACCTTTTGCAGCGCACCGACGACGGCGTGGCCCTGATCTACGCCGACGAAACGGGCACCCGCGAGCGCGTGACCTTCGCCCAGCTGCGCACGCAGGTAGCCACCCTGGCGGCGGCCCTGACGGCAGCCGGCGTGACCAAGGGCGACCGCGTGGCCGGCTACGTTCCCAATGCCCCCATCGCGGTGCGCGCCATGCTCGCGGCGGCGAGCCTCGGGGCGACGTGGTCGTCGTGCTCGCCGGACTTCGGCTCCGCGGGTGTAGTGGACCGCTTCGGGCAGATCGAGCCACGCGTGCTGATCACGGTGCCGGGCTACGGCTATGGCGGGAAG from Sandaracinaceae bacterium encodes the following:
- a CDS encoding DUF4011 domain-containing protein, with the translated sequence MTKRVEDPPRRPLGPLDPERVRCRLEGDLLAQLARTSDLGALAGRAKGFDGARVRRDLLARSLRLSAAMAPAAHRMLEESARVLGLAEGTQLELYQSAGPENAAMHLVEAPVLVEVQGRLLTQLDEVGLLSVFGHELGHYLAHGPAGTRGEQHLAARALARSGDEQVAFLAQQLGVAAEITADRFGLLACQDLPGMLRTQMSVTTGLPVSALTWDTDAYLAQCRELMEACLEGADQARSGTHPEHHLRAYAVWLFSESDVYHALTGKGSGQRPIADVEDTLATILGRPELDVAYDPLEAPPLEVFEFALAAAVIVAWADEELAPEESELVERIFAPLVPDWQTYLDLESARARLARTAPIVRSGGADLARRVFLLLVHMLGADGTIDEREVGAVLGVGVVLGQQALFERWMVAALAALKVHIVISDVAPQVIPLPARHADVLDALDAFLDGVCRRGSGSIVFRRLLHLVGQSELHEGAVTAIEGAFDARQVRVVPPLRHAQLDDVLHLEAPLTTHDDDDDDQGSAAPDPSRQQLVRGLSRLRDQLISGDGRSPSVRLRTVRNERGFDVARLDRISLGMGERALTHVRAGRVARLVDASEAGTHRAAEECGEALDKLDRAHRDRVEETGSHDLYVGYPFLTGAVAQKTALVAYPVRGPLLLFPVDLVRDSRGARSFKLAPRKDEDPIVNQSLLRLMFNKLRFGFPDSLAEELDTLASDREVGLGAVLARLAELGVDVQVPGGALRSFEERADIDQGGPRLEVEEVAVLGLFPQSSSDLLQDYDALIQELSEGNTPVPNLLASATVLLPAALRGQRLPPPAQSAAHPLMDADPAQREVLSECLKHEAMVIDGPPGTGKSQVIANLVLDALRRGERVAVVCEKRAALDVVFQRIERLGLRHALALVHDVHEDRKALYAQIAERLDGFTPLTFDVAAAEALHQQHAATAGELDARRAALAWRAPGATLGVGELLTLRAATAPEPDGPQTTSAPDAPAGPLPEWLAGLDLTTLSDVLGQVVALHAEQEFWAPGSPWRAAPGEPPRATLASAGDAELRALVTRTEAAIEAARHFAAAPAALAPDALDAVTDVLAGERDVRALRSEVPDGDALYVAVRAADALDAAVDDFEDADAQLARERAAVDAWDEPVLLEPSAELVAALAVLQGYAGRFVRFFVWAWWSARSRVTRSMSQVWPERAGHPLDGAFLGQLMSRVRAAGVWRAATHAMAHLPGAPRLRNRRDLVAYLPAAARMMAHQRMLRRAAPQLAMARLPTSLGATSLPAWDAEVAARDDAHTRLTQLREAVVALRPYAPGLSAAPSAVELEALRDRLARDGARVARCDGQLARAEQQLPALRAVLDVLVTAHPDAGPERWRQALLHGWATAQLTRAHRHHPALTDYGTPESDERKQAAIARLATLDTQLSEIETERVLATLDRAPLLNVAAPEKHKRRSAAQAVWESLLKETRKKRNLLALRTFVRQFADEGLLDVVPVWLLSPETMAILFPREPLFDLVVFDEASQCTVESGLPVLLRAKRVVVAGDEQQMPPTSFFRMGGGDEEDASRSDASNEADRAEREVRDMLTSESLLTLSRSRVQHTALSWHYRCQDESLIAFSNHAMYGGELLTIPSTHATDATPGLRFVHLEDGEYDGGQNVKEAERVVTLLAELLAEAAPPTLGVVTFNLKQRAAVLQAIEQRVASDRAFGEAWTAAEANERLDERPFVKNLEAVQGDERDVIVFSLAHAPVSRKRRSGSTDRYVPARFGPLGQRGGERRLNVAISRAKQRCYIVSSFLPDLLSVAGSSHLGPQLFKRYLEYADAVSRGDAARAEGVLSLVRETRRSGSSKVRPLPVAGYVPIATQLALALERRGVPYELNVGTSDFRVPLAVLNPSDPSRFALAVLLDESGEGSSSFDRFVHRPRVLETRGWRVLEVDAATWAHRPEAVVQQILERVPGAEGALHTPAFRSRRTRNHDGIEPATSPQPAARARARDPQRASADEPAPSPSPRADLPAWAGGIPDATYQNAAVRLHAAEELPLAELTRLVGGARRLRIFEAELASWGVPFRIERVARGRSEFVCVVA